In Canis lupus baileyi chromosome 19, mCanLup2.hap1, whole genome shotgun sequence, the sequence CCTTCTTGCTCCTGCTGTGCACCCTCTCTAAACTCTggtctgtttgttttatttagtgGCTCCCAAGATCCCTCCAGACATAAAGTCCCACAGCCCCAAATGCCCTTCTACTGTCAAGGGCTGCTATAGTAAGTCCAGCCCGGCCCACTGGCCCGGCCCAGCTGCCCACTGCCCGGCTGCTTGGTTGACTGTAGCTGTAGCTCCCGGGGTTTGTGGTGCTGTTGGGTGGGCAGGGCAAACTGAAGGACAGACCATGGTTTTGGGGGCTGCTGGAGAACACAGCTCCTTCCTCTTACTGGGGTGCTCATAGGGGACCTTCTTCCCCAGGTATGCCCTAGTCTGCCCACATTTCCTACAGTAGGCACAGCTCAAGGACCAACAAGCTCTCCCTTCCACGTGACCACTGCCCTGATTTTGCCCAAGCTGCCAACCATGCAGGGAGGGAGTAGTGGACCTCTGGGTACTAACTGCACGGTAACCCCTACCCCCACTTGATACCAGTTGGGTGGGGGCTTTTTCCCGGCTGCTGACTGCATGTGCCTGAGGCTGCCCTGGgccatgcacacatgcacgcgcACACGCAGGGTTAAGTGGAGGCCATCACAGCTGTCTGAACTGTTGAAGGCAGATGGGGCAGCAGCCATTCCAGACATGACTCTTTTTTCAACCAGGCTGCAGTCCTGGTACAGGTGTAGCTGAGAGCTCCTGGGTACTGAGTTATGGCCACAGGGCCCCTTGCCTGTCCCCATTAATTCCACCCACCCATCTGTTCCATTTCTCAATAGTGTTAGCCTGTGGGCGGCCCCAGGCAACAGCAGTTTACAAGGTGTCAGAATATGCAAGGCGCTTTGGTGTTCCTGTCATTGCTGATGGAGGAATCCAAAATGTGGGTCATATTGCCAAAGCCTTGGCCCTTGGGGCCtccacaggtgaggcccagcACCCAGGGAGTCTGGTGGGATTCCTTCCCCAGTGCCACTCAGGGTCTGCTCCCATCACTCCTATCTGTCCATAGTCATGATGGGCTCCCTCCTGGCTGCTACCACTGAGGCCCCTGGCGAGTACTTCTTTTCTGATGGAATCCGCCTAAAGAAATACCGTGGTATGGGGTCTCTTGATGCCATGGACAAGCATCTCAGCAGCCAAAACCGGTATTTCAGGTAGGACAGGAAGACAAGTTACCCTATGCTGACAGCCTTGTACTGATAGCCTTATCCATCCTTGACCTTTCCTATGTTGTCTTGTCTCCCTACAGCGAAGCTGATAAAATTAAGGTGGCCCAGGGGGTGTCTGGGGCTGTGCAAGACAAAGGGTCCATCCACAAATTTGTCCCCTACCTGATCGCTGGCATCCAGCACTCCTGCCAGGACATTGGTGCCAAGAGTTTGACCCAAGTCCGGTAAGCCTGGGGAGCTGGGAGATGGGTAGAGGAGCTAGTTGAAGGTTAGGTACCCCATCTGATATTTGCCCCTCTTCAGAGCCATGATGTATTCTGGAGAACTCAAGTTTGAGAAGAGAACATCCTCAGCTCAGGTGGAAGGTGGTGTCCACAGCCTCCATTCGTAAGTGGTGGACCCTTTTGTACCCACCTACCCTTGGGGCAGAGGTTTCTGCCAtgcctccttcctcctgcccctacCTCAAAAGCTGGTTATTCTGCTTACAGGTACGAGAAGAGGCTTTTCTGAAAATGGATACAGCATACCCCCTTGGTTTTTCAATaaaagtttgggaaaaaaaaaaagtgatgcctGATCTTTGAGATCTACAGGCAGATGTGGTGGCCAATATCACAGATGCACACAAACACAACACTCATTTGTAGGGAAAGTCTTCAGACCCGGAAGCCAGGATATTCCTTGGATCTGGAAGGAGATACTAGTTCTAGATTCAGAAAGTCCCTCCTGAGCAGCTCACAAGGTAGGTCTGGCCAGTTCTGGCTCCTAACGGTTCAGTCTCACATTGTGGCTGCTTAGGACAGGTCATGGAATAGTCCATGGGGGCTTTGGACTGGCACCCATTGATAGGGCTTCCTGCTAGGCCACATGGGACCAGGCTAAGGCCCACATATGTAGTCTCTAACTTGAATCTCCAAAGGACCTTGTGGAGAAAGCACTGAGAGCCCCTCAAACCTGCATGTGAGCAAGTTAGGTAGATTTGCAGTTTTAACAGGTGCCTACACTGTCTCCTGCCTCTGAGAAGCTAAGTAGTCTAGATAAATAGGGGATCCCCCTTGATTTTTTCACAACTCCCACCATGAGCCCACTGAACCTGTGGCTCCTCCTGGCCAGCAACACATCTAATACAAAATTGGAAAAGTggattaaattattaatttgctGGCAAGAAAGACAAGAGTTACAGTGCCAAAGGGGGAAGGGCTAGTGAGCGCTGCAAACCCCTGCGCTCTGGAAAAAGTGCCAGGGCCTTCCTGGACAGGTTAGGTCAGTTCTTGCTGGTTCACTCTGGAGCTTGTGCCAAAGATGTGAGCATAGTCCCTCCAGGTGGAGGAATAAGAGCAGCTCCTGTTACTCGGCCTTCATGACACAGGAAGTTGAAAGTGGCACAGGCATTGGGCTGCAAAGAGAAAGCCTGCATCAGCTTGGCTAAGGCCAGGCCTGGGCCCTGCTCAGCACTCCCCAGTGGCAGGACTTACCGTATCCTGTACTTCCACCGCGATGCCCCGCTGCTTCAGGGCTTGCAGCACCTGGGGCTGCAGCCGTTCAGTCCGGTCTCCGGTGCCCACCACAACAATCTCTAGGAAAAGACGACCACCACTAGCCAATGGCAGGTGTGTGGGGAAGCTGGGGCGGGGTGGCTTTTGGCTCTCTAGGGCTGGAAGCACCTCAGCCCTCCCCTTCACCAGTACCTATTCGGGGCTCCAGCAACCAGAAGAGCGAGAAGCTTTCTTCGATGATGTCCCGGTGAGTTCCTACCTGTGTTGGGAGGAGGCAGGTTAAACACAAGTTCGCGCAGTTTTCCCCACAGAGCCCTTACCTGCGCCGCAAAGGGGTAATGAAAAAGCCAAGTGTGCCGGGGACAGAATCGGGGGGACGGGCCTGGGACCCTGGCCCTCCGCCTCCTCACTGCTCACGTTCCACTGCACCACCGAGTGCGGGAGCAGCGCGCAGGGCCCAAGGACGCGATTTCCATTGACCATGAAGCCGCGGCTGCTGTAGCTGTCGATATACATGGACTGCGGGGACTCGCGCTGCAGCAGGGAGATGCGCGTCCGCTGATACAGCTCGTCGTCCGCCGGCGTGAGCCGATGCCCTCGCCGTGGGACCCTGCGGAGGGGTATGCTCAGGGCCTAGGGGGCCAGGAGGGGCCGGGCCGCGATCGCCGGCCGAGGGGTGAGGGCAGGAGAATCAGGGACGCTCACCACAGCAGCTCGGCTGGGGCGCAGCGCAACGCCGCTTGCGCTCGGCATAGGCCGCGAAGCACGAACGCGGCGACCATGGCGGACCAATTTGCAGGGAGGCCGGCGCTGGGTCAATCGGGTCGTGGCGGAGCCCACGGCGGCGTGGCGACAGCGCCCCCTGCGTCCCGGAGGGCACCGCGCAGGTCGGCTGCTCCAGCGCAGGATTTTGAGGGAGTCAACTGATGCCAATTGTCCCAGGAGGGCCCATCCCCCAGCGCGGCTCCGGTGTCTGCAcctgccgcccgccccgccccgggcccccgcaGACCGTCCTGGGGGAGTCA encodes:
- the NDUFAF3 gene encoding NADH dehydrogenase [ubiquinone] 1 alpha subcomplex assembly factor 3; translation: MVAAFVLRGLCRAQAALRCAPAELLWVPRRGHRLTPADDELYQRTRISLLQRESPQSMYIDSYSSRGFMVNGNRVLGPCALLPHSVVQWNVGTHRDIIEESFSLFWLLEPRIEIVVVGTGDRTERLQPQVLQALKQRGIAVEVQDTPNACATFNFLCHEGRVTGAALIPPPGGTMLTSLAQAPE